A DNA window from Armatimonadota bacterium contains the following coding sequences:
- a CDS encoding PEP-CTERM sorting domain-containing protein, whose product MTVSSGVASTTSDTELQGSSTSTTPARFNQWYSFGAAHTVQYRVGGTTATTAQYSADITQRIVTPTNLGTVQFGALTIATESALADTELFVYDSAFNLVYLNDDDNATTESSVNATLANGQTYYIGVGRYNSATSTINTLAGSGGVAGDFLTGSVHANSGLITSASTSTTSSSFDLLFGSTVVGNGAWTGISDAYKVHWYTVQAVPEPGTMLALAAGLSAIAARRRRKS is encoded by the coding sequence ATGACCGTTTCGTCAGGCGTCGCAAGCACCACCAGCGATACAGAATTGCAGGGATCGTCGACGTCCACTACTCCAGCTCGATTTAACCAGTGGTACAGCTTTGGTGCTGCACACACCGTGCAATATCGCGTGGGCGGCACAACTGCCACAACTGCTCAGTATTCGGCAGATATCACTCAGCGAATCGTGACTCCAACCAACTTGGGCACCGTTCAATTTGGTGCGTTGACGATTGCAACAGAATCGGCTCTCGCAGATACCGAGCTCTTCGTGTACGACAGTGCGTTTAACCTCGTTTATCTGAACGACGATGACAATGCTACAACTGAATCCTCGGTTAACGCTACTTTAGCAAACGGTCAGACTTACTACATCGGCGTGGGTCGATATAACTCGGCAACGAGCACGATCAACACCCTCGCAGGTAGCGGTGGCGTTGCTGGCGACTTCTTGACTGGTTCGGTACACGCGAACTCTGGCTTGATTACCAGCGCATCGACGTCGACGACGAGTTCCTCGTTCGATCTTCTGTTCGGTTCGACCGTCGTCGGAAACGGTGCTTGGACCGGCATTTCGGATGCCTACAAGGTTCACTGGTACACCGTTCAAGCTGTGCCAGAGCCAGGCACCATGCTCGCTCTCGCTGCAGGCCTCAGCGCAATCGCTGCTCGCCGCCGACGAAAGAGCTAA
- a CDS encoding endonuclease/exonuclease/phosphatase family protein — MAWTVARILRGLRKPGEITALLFFAFFSSRLLGWQWDMFYSNTSQQDVRVMTFNVHLHSREVPKALEMVQELKPDVIYFQENLGGDSSPASYLRSKLDGWHMVQDGDVAILSRWPLSNLHSSPLSSVPGRVILSAKVHAPHPFTGLTTHWSVPQWRQGMEGLKRTVASQQRDFDDTRNAVSSVVGPVIFGGDLNNPPNHSHVRTLSNEFQNAFGKVGNGVGWTFPDRFPLVFPLVRIDHLFSSPEYVPVRCWVGPSAGSDHHSLIADFRWKSENH; from the coding sequence ATGGCCTGGACCGTTGCTCGGATTTTGCGTGGACTTCGCAAGCCCGGCGAAATCACCGCACTGTTGTTCTTTGCGTTCTTCTCTAGTCGATTACTGGGCTGGCAATGGGATATGTTTTACTCAAACACTTCCCAGCAGGACGTAAGGGTCATGACGTTCAATGTCCATCTCCACAGCCGAGAGGTACCGAAGGCTCTGGAAATGGTGCAGGAGCTGAAGCCCGATGTGATCTATTTTCAGGAGAACCTGGGAGGCGATTCCAGCCCTGCTTCTTATCTGCGGTCAAAGCTGGACGGCTGGCACATGGTCCAGGATGGCGATGTCGCGATTCTTTCGCGATGGCCGCTGTCGAATCTGCATAGTTCGCCCCTTTCTAGCGTTCCTGGGCGTGTGATTCTCTCGGCGAAAGTTCACGCGCCGCACCCATTTACTGGGTTAACAACTCACTGGTCTGTGCCGCAATGGCGTCAAGGAATGGAGGGCCTAAAGCGCACCGTTGCTTCTCAACAGCGGGATTTCGATGACACGCGAAATGCGGTTTCCAGCGTGGTAGGCCCAGTGATTTTTGGCGGCGATTTGAACAATCCACCGAATCACTCTCACGTCCGAACGCTCTCCAATGAATTCCAGAACGCGTTTGGTAAGGTGGGGAATGGGGTTGGCTGGACTTTCCCAGATCGCTTTCCTCTCGTGTTCCCTCTCGTGCGAATAGACCACCTCTTCTCCAGCCCCGAGTATGTTCCGGTCCGCTGCTGGGTCGGCCCTTCAGCTGGCTCCGATCATCACTCTTTGATCGCCGATTTTCGGTGGAAGTCAGAGAATCACTAA
- a CDS encoding fibronectin type III domain-containing protein, producing MVSAVRAAFADRIRREVDFLHATSARRQTEFGGCHADSGTVEPKPGDFDQKVKIGTGSAEPKSKAMELVTQKMGDAEYLASLKVFFDAAQLYADTLGLDKPELTELQAQIGQFEKQLQQTQAAKNALKATVTEKDAQRDVVRDLVGTFARRWRADENIPDEILAGLRLAPHRSSPVRSAPAPVTDLVITANGEGELSLRWNRNGNVKGTLFMVETAPNGSGPWVLLDSVTSTKFSILGEPGVPIWLRVRTKRRGLTSVACLPVSMWAGGVGSGLLLAG from the coding sequence GTGGTTTCCGCCGTACGCGCCGCATTCGCCGACCGAATCCGCAGGGAAGTCGACTTTCTCCACGCCACTTCCGCCAGACGCCAGACGGAATTCGGAGGATGCCACGCGGATTCGGGCACCGTTGAACCTAAACCGGGCGATTTTGACCAAAAGGTGAAGATCGGGACAGGCTCTGCCGAACCTAAAAGTAAGGCTATGGAACTTGTCACGCAAAAGATGGGCGATGCGGAATATCTCGCCAGTTTGAAGGTGTTTTTTGACGCGGCGCAGCTGTACGCGGACACTTTGGGGCTGGATAAGCCGGAGCTGACCGAGCTGCAAGCCCAGATCGGCCAGTTTGAAAAGCAGCTGCAACAGACTCAGGCCGCCAAAAACGCGCTGAAGGCGACGGTGACCGAAAAGGACGCTCAACGCGACGTGGTTCGGGATCTGGTGGGCACTTTTGCGCGGCGATGGCGCGCCGACGAGAACATTCCCGACGAGATTTTGGCGGGGCTTCGGCTGGCGCCGCATCGATCTTCGCCTGTGCGATCGGCCCCGGCTCCGGTGACCGACCTGGTGATCACCGCGAACGGCGAAGGCGAGCTGAGCCTGCGATGGAACCGGAACGGCAATGTGAAAGGGACCCTCTTTATGGTGGAAACCGCTCCCAACGGCTCTGGGCCTTGGGTTCTGCTGGATTCGGTGACCTCGACCAAGTTCTCGATTTTGGGCGAGCCTGGTGTTCCGATTTGGTTACGGGTTCGGACAAAGCGCCGGGGTCTGACTTCGGTGGCTTGTTTGCCTGTTTCGATGTGGGCTGGTGGCGTCGGCTCCGGTTTGCTGCTGGCTGGGTAG
- a CDS encoding DNA methyltransferase — MYTTAHDLDRPQWDISSPLHNKLSAEDRPIHAWYRFVLSFPPHLVRQYLTKFQIMPGDVVLDPFCGTGTTIVECKKNGIASVGFEANSMAALASRTKTDWSISPAELSRIARWIAERANKEIEELLPRSEAATLSNIAREAEQFNLYGLRCLDCDAAALILKDSISPRPLHRALVLKKWIASAPSELTNHLLLALAWTLVTRAGNLKFGPEVGVSKPKFDVDVVGEWLSHCERMSTDIETYNDRRNIPSQLIQADSRDVSQLEDCSISAVFTSPPYPNEKDYTRTTRLESVILGHINNKKELRELKQGLLRSNTRNVYVADDDHLFVRDVPEIEQIAQEIERRRIALGKTSGFEKLYHKAAKLYFGGMARHLDSLRPKLRPGALLGYVVGDQASYLQVHIPTGDLLGQIAKSQGYEVVSLDLFRTRLATATKQQLREEVLVLRWPG, encoded by the coding sequence ATGTACACGACCGCTCACGACCTGGACCGTCCGCAATGGGACATAAGCAGTCCACTTCATAACAAGCTCTCTGCTGAAGACAGGCCGATTCACGCTTGGTACCGTTTTGTACTTAGTTTTCCACCTCATTTGGTGCGCCAGTACCTAACAAAATTTCAAATCATGCCCGGCGATGTGGTCTTAGATCCATTCTGCGGTACCGGTACGACAATCGTTGAGTGTAAGAAGAATGGCATTGCGAGCGTGGGTTTCGAAGCAAATTCGATGGCTGCCCTCGCAAGTCGGACCAAGACTGATTGGTCGATCTCACCGGCCGAATTGTCGCGTATAGCCAGGTGGATCGCCGAACGAGCGAACAAAGAAATTGAAGAGTTGTTGCCAAGATCAGAGGCTGCAACTTTATCGAACATCGCCCGTGAGGCAGAGCAGTTTAACCTATACGGGCTCCGATGCCTAGATTGTGATGCCGCTGCTCTCATTCTGAAGGACTCAATCAGTCCAAGGCCCCTGCACCGCGCACTTGTGCTAAAGAAATGGATAGCGTCCGCCCCAAGCGAGCTCACCAATCACCTACTTCTCGCATTGGCTTGGACACTTGTCACGAGAGCCGGAAACCTCAAATTCGGTCCTGAAGTGGGGGTCTCCAAACCCAAATTTGACGTCGATGTTGTGGGCGAATGGCTGTCGCATTGTGAACGAATGAGTACGGACATCGAGACTTACAATGACCGACGTAATATCCCTTCACAGTTGATACAAGCAGATTCAAGGGATGTGTCTCAGCTGGAGGATTGTTCGATTTCAGCTGTTTTCACTTCACCGCCGTATCCAAACGAAAAGGATTACACGAGAACAACAAGGCTGGAATCGGTAATTCTGGGGCACATCAACAACAAGAAGGAATTACGCGAGTTAAAGCAAGGGCTGCTCAGATCGAATACCCGAAACGTGTACGTCGCCGATGACGACCACCTTTTCGTGAGAGATGTGCCGGAAATAGAACAAATTGCCCAGGAGATCGAGCGACGAAGGATTGCCCTCGGAAAGACTTCAGGATTTGAAAAGCTATATCACAAGGCTGCGAAACTCTATTTTGGCGGCATGGCGCGGCACCTCGACAGCCTGCGACCCAAATTGCGACCTGGAGCACTGCTGGGATATGTCGTTGGCGATCAAGCCTCATATCTACAAGTACACATCCCTACCGGTGACTTACTGGGCCAAATAGCCAAATCACAGGGTTACGAAGTCGTTTCACTCGATCTATTTCGAACAAGGCTTGCGACTGCAACGAAACAGCAACTTCGAGAGGAGGTACTCGTCCTTAGGTGGCCGGGATAA